The Thermococcus sp. genomic interval AGCGTCGCCTGCTATAAACTCAACTTCCTTCGAATCGAGGTCAAGGTAGACGGCAAAGTGAGCCGCCATGTCAGTGTTGTTCTCGAAGATGGCCCTGAGGTAGTTGAGGGTTTCCAGGGCCTCGAGCTTGGCCATGTGCATCTCCTTCATTATCTTCTTGACCACAGAGTCTCTCAAACTCCTTTCAGTCTTGCTCTGGGTGAGTAGCTTAATCGTCTTTGGCGGGTATATCCTGACGAAGCCCTTCTTCTTGACGCCTGCAACGGCAACCCCTGCCGTCATCATATCTGTTGCGTACTTCCACAGGGAATACGCTCCGGTCCTCTGCGCCCTTCCGAGGTAGATGTCGGCCCTGCTTATCGCTTCATAGGCACGCGCTATGTCCTCAGGCCTGTAATAGACGTAGGGGACGTTCTCTTCTATCCACTGGAGAAGCTCGTGGGGGAACATATCAACGCCGAGGGTGGCCATCTTCGCCTTCTTGGCGTTGTCTGTGGCAAAGACCTGCGCCAGCGCCTGAAAGACGCTCTTCTCCATATCACGGTAGGCCAAAACCTCGTGGGCGTCCTCAACTCCTCCGGTCACGACCGTCTGGAGGTCATTTACAGCCGCCCTCAGGTCCCCTCCCGCATGTTTTGCAATGTCATAGAGAACCTCCTTGGGGACGGTGACGCCTTCCCTGTGGAGTATCCTAACCAGGGCCTTGATTATGTCCCTCTGGGTGGGGCGCTTGTACTCTACTATCTGAGCCTTGGCCCTTATCTCCCTCGGGACCTCCCAGTAGTGATTGGCGGCCATTATTATCGGGTTCCTCGCTTTTTCGATGAGCTTCGCTATCTCCTTTGCCCCGCTCGGTTCTATGTTATCTGCCTCGTCAAGGAAGATGAGTTTTCTGTGTTTTCCAAGGATGTCCATCGTGTAAGCGGCCTGAACGTAGCGCTCTATCTTCTCGTAGGTTCTCTCATCACTCGCGTTCAGCTCAATTACCTCAAAGCCGTACTCTCTCACCAGGGCATAGACGGTAGTGGTTTTCCCGCTTCCGGGAGGGCCGGCAAGGATTAGTGCCTTCTTCTTCGGCGGTTTACCACTCAGCCATATCTCTATCCATGCTTCAACCTGCTCGATAGCCTTCGTCTGATT includes:
- a CDS encoding replication factor C large subunit, which encodes MPREMPWVEKYRPRRLAEIVNQTKAIEQVEAWIEIWLSGKPPKKKALILAGPPGSGKTTTVYALVREYGFEVIELNASDERTYEKIERYVQAAYTMDILGKHRKLIFLDEADNIEPSGAKEIAKLIEKARNPIIMAANHYWEVPREIRAKAQIVEYKRPTQRDIIKALVRILHREGVTVPKEVLYDIAKHAGGDLRAAVNDLQTVVTGGVEDAHEVLAYRDMEKSVFQALAQVFATDNAKKAKMATLGVDMFPHELLQWIEENVPYVYYRPEDIARAYEAISRADIYLGRAQRTGAYSLWKYATDMMTAGVAVAGVKKKGFVRIYPPKTIKLLTQSKTERSLRDSVVKKIMKEMHMAKLEALETLNYLRAIFENNTDMAAHFAVYLDLDSKEVEFIAGDAEKAKTIWAKGMNIEKRLRREGELEARVREAGKGLKEVEAAAEEETEAEEEISEEELEKAEREIESVGRKSKKAEESKKKGKQATLFDFLKK